A single Tenacibaculum sp. 190524A02b DNA region contains:
- a CDS encoding histidine kinase: protein MKKIIITILLTIINYSFSQNHNYINFNLKNGLPSNEIYDIYQDDVNGYLWFSSDRGLSKYNGYEFKNYGKEHGIPGNVIFDFFPQANNQIWCWTKHTNKLFYFQKGSDKFIEYKYNYLLDRIITSPHQIIKNIYLDEKDNLHLSGQKIIGKVIISKEGKLTKKTNILPKKNEKLYLAIDKDNKYSFIDNKGIFNYTLNLGFIDNISFSKDVFAVLYNKKVVIVNNQNKNIEIANFKNEPITINKVGINKIAINFIEGGTSIYDLNGNLIQSYFHRNTSTSFLVDHEGGYWFSTLKFGVFYVASPEIDYINIGSEEVKSMIKLNNDDLVMGFSKGNVIKRSNRGKLEKVYDAELATPSLVEYDMDNDDLYFISDNRLFKNMNYLNLKLYTLGLSKPENGTVFLSSIGQVVKIKNDSIERIKTPYRCLDAVTYNNQTFIGTPKGLFKVVNGSIQKINHEILDCRIQDLKINKKLNKLFIATIGNGIVLYTNDTIKTLTKKDGLLSNNIEEIYFENDDNIWTITDKGINKISFLNKKKSIEGVSFKNIGNNNKVTDLEVVGDSLFLGIKNGLLKMHKTILNKHYVDKPRLKIKKVIINDSIILNQSNNVELLHNQNRITFNLEGISFKDYLTYKYRLLGLSNKWYYSKNREITFASLPPGNYTFNASCLNQKELQKTVSYKFQISKPYWKQWWFYFIITIIVLLLSTFLFYLRLQNEKSKTQNVIIEQKLLRSQMTPHFIFNSLSVLQGMILNKEGSKSVLYISKFSKLLRIILENSRDKIVLLSEELLAIENYLMLQNLENNMYSYTISIENTINTSLFKIPPMLIQPFVENAIEHAFSNQQKDRFIDIQLTYSNKKLICTIKDNGIGINSFDKTVNTNKKSLSTAITLERLQALSKDFKMKGSVNLEDRKKYNEQGTIATLVIPYIKN from the coding sequence GAATTTAAAAATTATGGGAAGGAGCATGGAATACCTGGTAATGTAATTTTTGATTTTTTTCCACAAGCGAATAATCAAATTTGGTGCTGGACAAAACATACCAATAAATTATTCTATTTTCAAAAAGGAAGTGATAAGTTTATTGAATACAAGTATAATTATTTATTGGATCGCATTATTACATCTCCTCATCAAATAATAAAAAACATTTATTTAGATGAAAAAGATAATCTACATTTATCAGGACAAAAAATTATAGGAAAGGTCATAATTTCTAAAGAAGGAAAGCTCACAAAAAAAACTAATATATTACCTAAAAAAAATGAAAAGCTTTATTTAGCTATAGATAAAGATAATAAATATAGTTTTATTGATAATAAAGGTATTTTCAATTACACTCTTAATCTAGGTTTTATTGATAACATTTCATTTAGTAAGGATGTGTTTGCAGTGCTCTACAATAAAAAAGTTGTTATTGTTAACAACCAAAATAAAAATATAGAGATTGCTAATTTTAAAAACGAGCCAATCACAATAAACAAAGTTGGAATTAATAAAATTGCTATAAACTTTATAGAAGGAGGGACTTCCATTTATGATTTAAATGGAAACTTAATACAAAGTTATTTTCATAGAAATACATCTACAAGTTTTTTAGTAGATCATGAAGGAGGTTATTGGTTTAGTACCTTAAAATTTGGAGTATTTTATGTAGCTAGTCCAGAAATAGATTATATAAATATTGGAAGTGAAGAAGTGAAATCTATGATAAAACTGAATAATGATGATTTAGTTATGGGGTTTTCTAAAGGAAATGTTATAAAAAGAAGTAATAGAGGAAAACTTGAAAAAGTTTATGATGCAGAACTTGCTACTCCTTCTTTGGTTGAATATGACATGGATAATGATGATTTATATTTTATATCGGATAATAGGTTGTTTAAAAATATGAATTATTTAAACTTAAAGTTATATACATTAGGTCTATCTAAGCCTGAAAATGGCACAGTTTTTTTGTCATCAATAGGACAAGTTGTTAAGATTAAAAATGATAGCATAGAGCGTATAAAGACACCCTATAGATGTCTAGACGCAGTAACTTATAACAATCAAACATTTATTGGAACTCCAAAGGGGTTATTTAAAGTTGTTAATGGTTCTATTCAAAAAATAAATCATGAAATATTAGATTGTAGAATTCAGGACTTAAAAATTAACAAAAAATTAAATAAATTATTCATTGCCACGATTGGTAATGGTATTGTATTATATACTAATGATACCATTAAAACATTAACAAAGAAAGATGGTTTGCTTAGTAATAATATTGAAGAAATTTATTTTGAGAATGATGATAATATTTGGACAATAACAGATAAAGGAATCAATAAAATATCATTTTTGAATAAGAAAAAGTCTATAGAAGGTGTTTCCTTTAAGAATATAGGCAACAACAATAAAGTTACTGACCTAGAAGTAGTAGGAGATAGTTTGTTCTTAGGTATAAAAAATGGGCTTCTAAAAATGCATAAGACTATTTTAAACAAGCATTACGTTGATAAGCCCCGATTAAAAATTAAAAAAGTAATAATTAATGATTCCATCATTTTAAATCAATCTAATAATGTAGAACTATTACATAATCAAAATAGAATTACATTTAATTTAGAAGGTATATCTTTTAAAGATTATTTGACCTATAAATATAGATTACTTGGCTTAAGTAATAAGTGGTATTATTCTAAAAACAGAGAGATTACATTTGCATCCTTACCACCTGGAAATTATACTTTCAATGCATCTTGCTTGAATCAAAAAGAATTACAAAAAACCGTATCATATAAGTTCCAAATAAGTAAACCTTACTGGAAACAATGGTGGTTTTATTTTATAATAACAATAATTGTATTATTATTATCAACCTTCTTATTTTATTTAAGACTACAGAATGAAAAATCTAAAACTCAAAATGTTATTATTGAACAAAAACTCTTACGTTCGCAAATGACTCCTCATTTTATTTTTAATTCACTTTCTGTATTACAGGGTATGATCTTAAATAAAGAAGGAAGTAAGTCTGTTTTATACATATCTAAATTTTCTAAATTACTTCGAATTATTTTAGAGAATTCTAGAGATAAAATAGTTTTGTTATCTGAAGAGTTATTAGCGATAGAAAACTATTTAATGCTTCAAAACTTAGAAAATAATATGTATTCATATACTATTTCTATAGAGAATACCATAAACACATCGTTATTTAAAATACCCCCTATGTTAATTCAACCCTTTGTTGAGAATGCTATTGAGCACGCATTTTCGAATCAACAAAAAGATAGATTCATAGATATTCAGCTTACATATTCAAATAAAAAATTAATTTGCACTATTAAAGACAATGGTATCGGTATTAACTCTTTTGACAAAACTGTTAACACTAATAAGAAATCATTATCTACAGCTATAACATTAGAACGATTACAAGCACTTTCTAAGGATTTTAAAATGAAAGGTTCTGTTAACTTAGAAGATAGAAAAAAATATAACGAGCAAGGAACAATTGCTACCTTAGTAATACCTTACATAAAAAATTGA